Sequence from the Halobaculum rubrum genome:
CCGAGTCGGACGCCGACGACACCGCCGAGCCGGATACCGACGACAGCCAGTAGGACCGCGACCGGGGGGCTCTCTTCGTTCCAGAACGGCGAATATCGACGGTCTGATCGTTCGATCCCCCGTCGACCCGCCTTCGCGTGTCGGCCACGATCGGGCGAACGGACGACCAACGCCCGACGCATCTGCCATCGCCGGGGTGGTCGAGTCGCCCGAATGAACGGTCGGTTACGAACGGGCTTCCGAGCGCCACGGTCGTCGTCGCGACCGGCTGTCCCGACGGCGGGTCGTGATCCGGCTGGATCCAGCGCCAGACAGCGGTGCGAGTGCCGGATGTTCCTACGGATTCGATCCGACGAGAAAAAGATTCAGCGGGCGTAATGAACCGTTTAGCCTATTCTCGGGGAGTCGTGAAACGTCGTCGTAACCTCTCGACGAGACGATGAACGGTTCGAATCCGCCCGAATGCTCTTAATACTATATGTGGTCGGGGATCCATCGGATCAGTGTACGATGACCCCCTCCAATCCCCTCCGCTCCGTCGCCGGTCTCCGGGACGCGGTGCCGGCATCGTCGAGACTGAAAGACGCCCTTACCGAATCCACGGGCACCGGTCGGACGCTCGCGGTCGAGCCGGTGCGCGCGCTCGCCTTCTACGCCGCGATCGTCCTCCCGTTCGTCTACCTCCCGCTCCTCGCGAACGGCGTCACGACCGAACAGCTCTCCGTCCTCGTCGGTCTGTTGCTGGCGAATGCGGCCGCACTGGTGCTCGGCCACGGACACGGCTCGGCATAACTCGCCGCGCCTCTCGGTCTCTTCCCCGCACCTCTTCGCCCGACGAACCACGACCCCGGAGCTCGCCAGGGTGACCACTCGGGTTCACAGTGGGCAAGAGCCACGGTACACAGCGCCCGTCGTCGGTGGGGCGCTATGGCCGGCTTCCTCGATCGACCGTCCGACAGTATCGCGGATCAGTACTGTCAGACCCTCGGAAGTGACCTCGTGAGCGGCGCAGCTCTCTACGGAGAGATAGTGCTATGTCTTGCGATCACAGCGTAAGAAGCGGATGGGTTGGGGCGGATTTGAACCGCCGGCCTCCTCCATGTCAAGGAGGTGTCATAACCGGACTAGACTACCAACCCGACCGGTCGTTCCTCGCATCCAACGATTCCGCAGGGACGTAATTAAGGCTTCCGAAAGGGTGCCGATCCGGGGCGCCGTCCCACGGTTTCTCTCCTCACCCGCCGCTGACCGGCGGGAACAGCGCGAGTTCGTCGCCGGCGTCGACCGGGGTGTCGAGCCCCTCGGCCGCTCGGACGTCTCGACCGTTTCTGAGCAGGTTGATGTGTCCCCGGAGGTCGCCGCCCTCGTCGAGCACGCGGGCCGCGAGCGCGGGGTACGCGTCCAACAGCGCGTCCAGCGCCTCCCCGACCGTCTCGGCGTCGGCCCCCTCCACCTCCGGCTCGGACTCGCCGGCCGCCTCGGCGAGATCGGCGAACAGCTTCCAGTGCATATCTCCCCGTCCCTGTCGGGCGGGCAAGAGCGTTGCGCCGTCGACTCAGTCGTCGTCGGTGTTCGGGCCGTCCGTCGTCCGTGACGTGCCGCCGTCGGTCCCGGCGCCCGCGTCGGTGGGGTCGGTCCCGGCGTCCCCACCGGCGCCGGCCCCGCGTCGCTCCAGCTCCCGGATCGCCTCGGGGCGCGCGATCACGTACACCGTCTCGCCCGCGGAGAACGTCCGGCCGCGCGGCGGGATCGGCTCGATCGAGCCGTCGATGCCCTCGACGGCGACGACCGATCCCCGCACCGCCCCGACACGCGTGCCGTCGAGCACGCTCCGCTCTCCGACGGTGACGACCGCCATCGTCTCGTCGGCGACCCGGAGGATCGACGCGAACTCCCGGTCCGCGCGCGCCTCGGCGGGCATCGTCACCAGTCGATAGCTGCCGTCGGCGTGGAACTCATCGGCGTCCGACTCGTCGACCGCGAGCGTCACCACGTCGCCGGCCGTCGCGCGCAGTTCCGCGGTTGCGACCCGTCTCGGGGCGGGGTCGTCTCCGTCATCGGCTCCCGTTTCCGCCGCCGCAGAGTCCGTCACAGCCGGGACTGTCGGGTCCCTCGGGCTCGCCTCCGCCGCGACCGATCCGTCCGATATGGAGCCCGCCGAGTCGCTCGGTTCTGACCCCGCCGGTGTGGATGCCGCAGACGTATCGGGGACTCGCCACACCTGAACGACGTCGCCCGGGCCCGCGCCGTTGGGCGGGTCGGCGCGGATCGCGACCGCACACGCACCCGGCCCGAGCGTCGGGCCGATGCCGGCGACGCGGCGACCGACGCCGAGGTATGTCACGTCCCCGCCGTCGAACTCGGCGTCGACGTGGCCGACGCCGTACTCCTGCTTCAGTCGCGTCAGGAACGCGTCGCGCAGTTCCCCGTCCGAGAGCCGTCGCGGGAACAACAGCGTCTCCCCGGAGAGGCGCTCCTTGGTCGCCTCGTCGACGGGGTCGTAGCCGTCGATGTCGGCGATCTCCTCGGGGAGCTCGACGCTCCGGATCCGGCCGACCGTCCGCGCGAACCTGCTCAACTCGCCGTCGACGCGCTCGCCGCCCGCGACGGCCGTCACGTTCGTCGCGAAGTGGTCGCCGACTCGGCGACCGATCGGCGCCGTCCCCGCGGCCACGAGGAGGCTCACGACGTTCCGGATGACCGTCATCGGCGCGAACGGGTCCGTCGTGACGACGCCCGCGACGGGGAGGACGGACGCGAACAGTCCGACCGTGTTGAGATACACCGCGACCGTCGCCGTCCCGAGCAGCGTAGTCAGTCCCCGCGGAACCGGCTCGTTGACGTACCACCGGTACGCCGCCGCGCCGAGGGCGGCGACGAGAAACGAGGCGACCGCGAAGCCGACGAGCCGCGGGGCGTTCACGAGCTCGAGCACCTCGGACACGGACTGAAGCGGCGGGGCCGTCCGGAGCGGCCGGTTGGCCCGAACCGGCGAGATCCCGGCCTCCGTGAGGCGCCCGATGGCAGCCGGGATCACGCCGCCACCTCGCGACCGAATCGGTCGAGGGCGTCCCGCGTCCCGACGACGACGAGGTCGGCGCCGGCCTCCGGCCTGACGTCGCCGTCGGGTCCGAGGCGCCACCGTCCGGCGCTGCGAACCGCGAGGACGGCCACGCCGTACTCGTCGCGGACCGCCGCCTCCCGAAGGCTGTGTCCGTCGAGGGGCCCGTCGGCCCGGACGCTGAACCGACGGAACCGCTTGCCCGCCCGGCGGAGCAGTGCGATGAGTTCGAACTCGCGTCTCGTCCCCCGCGAGCGCACGGCCAACCGCCGCACGTCGGCGTCGAGGAGCCGAGGCGCGGCCGACCGGTCGACCGCGAGCGTGAGGCGACCGTCGCCGCCGGTCGTCGTCGGGGAGGGCGCCGGCGGCGCGTCCGTGCCGCCGTCGGCCGCCGTCGCGGGCGTCTCATCCGGCGTAGCGCCGTCGGTGCGGGCGGCGACGACGGTGCCGTCGACGGCGTCGCCGTCGGCCGTGACGACGGTTATCTCGTCGCCCCGGGCGACTCCTGTCGGGAGCAACACCGACACGGAGACGGCGCGCTTGCCGTCCGGAATGCGGCTCGAGACGCCGGCCAACGGCGGCGCGGCGGCGACGGTCGCCCGTCCCCGCTCGTCGAGGTGGACGGTCACCTCGGCGAGGTCGTGCTCCGAGCGGAGGCGCTCGGCAACGGCCGCCTCCAGTTCGCTCAGCGGGAGGTCGGCCGGGAAGTCGTCGGCGAAGGCGCGAACCTCCGCCCGGAGGTCGGCGGGGAGCGCGGGGTAGCCCTCGATGTCGCCCACGTCGCCTGCGACCGAGACCGTCACTCGTCCGCGTCCCGCGGTCAAGTCGATCGCGTCCGTGGAGAGCGTCCGCTCCGTCAGCTGTCTGAGCGTGAGTCGCTTGGGGAGCGACGCGCCCATCGCGTCGCCTTTGGAGTGGGCGTACAGCGAGATCATCAGCACGACGATGATCGCGATCAGCAGCGCGGTGCCGTTGGCGGAGTTCCGGATCGTCTGATCGTTGAGGGCGAGGAGGCCGCCGTTGACGCCGGCGACCGCCAGCGCGAGGACGACGACACCGAAGCCGGGGATCGACACCCCGGTGAAGTACTTGAACGTGAATCCGAGCGCCCACGAGACCAGCCCGGGGACGATCCCCGTGAGCAGGCCGAGATACAGCCCGAGCAGGAGCTGGATCGGGAGCGAGGAGGCGGGCATAGGTTGTCGCTGACGCCCGTCGTACAAATCCCTGCCGGCGTGAGATCTCCTGTCGGGTCGTGGCCCGGTCGGATGGTGTCGCATCGCTTATCACCGGCCGAGTGAACGTCGGGGCATGGACGGCTGGCGCGATCGGGTCGGCGGTCGGATCGCCGTGACGCTCGTGACGGTCGCGGCGCTGCTGTCTGTCGTCGCCGGCATCGGGGGTATCGTCACCCGACCCACGAGACGGCTCTCGATCGTCGCTGCGCTCCCCGACGATGCAGTGATTCTCGCCGGCTTCACCGGCGCTATCACGGGGTTTCTCCTCCTCGTTGCGGCGTACGGACTCCGGCGCGGACTCCGTGCTGCGTGGATCGCGGCGGTCGTGCTGCTCCCGCTGACGGCGATCCAGGGGCTCGTCGGCTCGACCGTCGCGGGGCCGGTGCTGCTCGCGCTCTCGCTGGCGGCCCTGCTCGCGCTCGCGCTCAACCGGCGACTGTTCGCCACGGAGATCGACCTCTCGCCGACACAGTGGGCCTCGCTGTCGGCGCTGGTCGGCTCGCTCGGCTACTCGACCGCCGGCGCGTTCGCGTTGGACGACCAGTTCACCGGCGTCTCGACGATCACCGACGCGGTGTACTTCTCGGTCGTCACCGCATCGACCGTCGGCTACGGCGACGTGACGCCGGCGACGCCGCTGGCGAAGTGGTTCGCCATGTCGGCGCTCGTGCTCAACGTCGCCGCCTTCGCGATCGCGCTCGGCGTGCTCATCACACCGGCCATCGAAGCCCGCCTCACGAACGCTCTCGGACGCATGACAGACACAGACATCGACCTGCTCGCCGACCACGTCATCGTGCTCGGCTACGGCGAACTGACCGAACCGATCGTCGACGAACTG
This genomic interval carries:
- a CDS encoding ubiquitin-like small modifier protein 1, yielding MHWKLFADLAEAAGESEPEVEGADAETVGEALDALLDAYPALAARVLDEGGDLRGHINLLRNGRDVRAAEGLDTPVDAGDELALFPPVSGG
- a CDS encoding potassium transporter TrkA; this encodes MIPAAIGRLTEAGISPVRANRPLRTAPPLQSVSEVLELVNAPRLVGFAVASFLVAALGAAAYRWYVNEPVPRGLTTLLGTATVAVYLNTVGLFASVLPVAGVVTTDPFAPMTVIRNVVSLLVAAGTAPIGRRVGDHFATNVTAVAGGERVDGELSRFARTVGRIRSVELPEEIADIDGYDPVDEATKERLSGETLLFPRRLSDGELRDAFLTRLKQEYGVGHVDAEFDGGDVTYLGVGRRVAGIGPTLGPGACAVAIRADPPNGAGPGDVVQVWRVPDTSAASTPAGSEPSDSAGSISDGSVAAEASPRDPTVPAVTDSAAAETGADDGDDPAPRRVATAELRATAGDVVTLAVDESDADEFHADGSYRLVTMPAEARADREFASILRVADETMAVVTVGERSVLDGTRVGAVRGSVVAVEGIDGSIEPIPPRGRTFSAGETVYVIARPEAIRELERRGAGAGGDAGTDPTDAGAGTDGGTSRTTDGPNTDDD
- a CDS encoding potassium channel family protein, translated to MPASSLPIQLLLGLYLGLLTGIVPGLVSWALGFTFKYFTGVSIPGFGVVVLALAVAGVNGGLLALNDQTIRNSANGTALLIAIIVVLMISLYAHSKGDAMGASLPKRLTLRQLTERTLSTDAIDLTAGRGRVTVSVAGDVGDIEGYPALPADLRAEVRAFADDFPADLPLSELEAAVAERLRSEHDLAEVTVHLDERGRATVAAAPPLAGVSSRIPDGKRAVSVSVLLPTGVARGDEITVVTADGDAVDGTVVAARTDGATPDETPATAADGGTDAPPAPSPTTTGGDGRLTLAVDRSAAPRLLDADVRRLAVRSRGTRREFELIALLRRAGKRFRRFSVRADGPLDGHSLREAAVRDEYGVAVLAVRSAGRWRLGPDGDVRPEAGADLVVVGTRDALDRFGREVAA
- a CDS encoding NAD-binding protein, which codes for MDGWRDRVGGRIAVTLVTVAALLSVVAGIGGIVTRPTRRLSIVAALPDDAVILAGFTGAITGFLLLVAAYGLRRGLRAAWIAAVVLLPLTAIQGLVGSTVAGPVLLALSLAALLALALNRRLFATEIDLSPTQWASLSALVGSLGYSTAGAFALDDQFTGVSTITDAVYFSVVTASTVGYGDVTPATPLAKWFAMSALVLNVAAFAIALGVLITPAIEARLTNALGRMTDTDIDLLADHVIVLGYGELTEPIVDELIAADVEFLVITPDEGAARLLHEEDGVHVLTADPSGEEPLERAKIGDARAVVAATNNDAEDALAILTARQLSPDATIVAAATDRENVNKLKRAGADTVISPATIGGHLLVESALGGEDSEAVARQLLDEE